The Ignavibacteriota bacterium DNA segment ATTCCCGTATCCGCCGCGTGAGATGCAAGCCGTCCTCCTCTCCGCGCAGGGAAAGATCCATGAGGATGAGATGAACGTTGAACCGGTTCAATGCATCCCATGCCTCCGTGCCTGACGAGGCGAGGAGTATGGTATACTCGCGCTGAAGCAGTACACGCATGTATTCCTGTGTCTGCACGTCGTCTTCGACGACCAGCACGGTGCGCAGCCCGGAGCCCGCCGGACCCGGAATGGCGACGGCATCTTCCTGCGCCGGCGCTTGCAGCGGAAGCTCCTCCTGGAATCCTTCGGAGGCCTGCGCCGAGAGGAAACGCAACGTGAATGTCGTTCCCATGCCCTTCCGGCTCTTGACGGTGATGCTGCCGGAATTGAATTCCACGTAACGCTTTGTGAGGGCAAGGCCGAGACCGAGTCCTTCGAAAGGCCGTGTGTAGCCGATGATCTCCTGGGAGAATACGTTGAACACCTTGGGCAGGTACTCGGCCGAGATTCCGATACCCGTGTCGGAAACCTCGATACATACACGCCGGTCCTGCTTGTACGTTCTAACTGTAACCCCGCCGCGGTTGGTGAACTTGATTGCGTTCTCGATCAGGTTCGTCAACGCCTGATCGAGGCAATACCTGTCAGCGATGATCATCGCTCCGGGATTCTCGTTGATCGTGTCGATCGTCAATCCCTTTTCCGTCGCGAGCGACCGCAGATCCAATACCAGCTTTTCGACCCGCAGGTTGACGTCGAGCGGTTCGGGATGCAGCTCGAACGTCCCGGCCTGGATGCTGGAGATGTTGAGAATGTGCTCGACAGTGCGCATCAGCCGCTGGCCGCCGCGTTCGATGCTCTCGAAGAAGGTGAGCTCTTCGCTGCGTATCCGGTCCGCAAGTTCGGCCATGATCAGCGAGCTGTAGCCCAAAATAACGTTGAGAGGCGTTCGTATCTCGTGTGAGATGTTTGCGATGAACGCATCCTTGAGTCGGTCCGACTGTTCGGCACGTTCCTTTGCAGCGATAATTTCGGACTCGGCCCTCTTGCGTTCGGTGATATCACGAATGACGATCTGGACCGCATCGCGTCCATCGTACGTGATCGGAATCGCCGTAACCTCGATGTCGATCACCTGGCCGTCGTGCCTGACGAATTTTTCCTCGATGAAGGTGATCTCGCCGGGGTCCTGAATGAACTGCGCGATACGTTCCTGCGCGTGCTCATAAAACGAGGTCCGCCCGTAGTCCGACAACGGCTTCTGTATGAGTTCCTGCGGATCGGCCGCGCCGAACAGCCGCGCACCGGCGTCATTCACATACTGGAATACACCCGCGATGAGCACTGCCATCGGAAATGGCGAGTAGTTGACAAGACGCCTGTAACGCTCCTCGCTCTCGGTGAGCACTTCGAGGTTGTGCTGCTGGATGGCGAACAGGCGCCGCTGCTGAATCACAATAATG contains these protein-coding regions:
- a CDS encoding response regulator, producing MNLLEVILPTSALLLVLTVGIIVIIVIQQRRLFAIQQHNLEVLTESEERYRRLVNYSPFPMAVLIAGVFQYVNDAGARLFGAADPQELIQKPLSDYGRTSFYEHAQERIAQFIQDPGEITFIEEKFVRHDGQVIDIEVTAIPITYDGRDAVQIVIRDITERKRAESEIIAAKERAEQSDRLKDAFIANISHEIRTPLNVILGYSSLIMAELADRIRSEELTFFESIERGGQRLMRTVEHILNISSIQAGTFELHPEPLDVNLRVEKLVLDLRSLATEKGLTIDTINENPGAMIIADRYCLDQALTNLIENAIKFTNRGGVTVRTYKQDRRVCIEVSDTGIGISAEYLPKVFNVFSQEIIGYTRPFEGLGLGLALTKRYVEFNSGSITVKSRKGMGTTFTLRFLSAQASEGFQEELPLQAPAQEDAVAIPGPAGSGLRTVLVVEDDVQTQEYMRVLLQREYTILLASSGTEAWDALNRFNVHLILMDLSLRGEEDGLHLTRRIREYQAFHTIPIIAITAHAFPEDKQRCLAAGCNRYLSKPFQIEELKEIMNELMRV